A stretch of DNA from Cellulomonas fengjieae:
CAGTACACGCACGCCCTGTTCGACGAGGTGCAGGTGCTGGTCGAGGCGGGGTACGGGGTCGTCCTCGGCAACCCTCGCGGGTCCTCCGGCTACGGACGGGAGCACGGGCTGGCGATCCGCGGCGCGTTCGGCACGGTGGACACCGAGGACGTGCTCGCGCTGCTCGGCTCCGCGCTCGAGGACCCCGCGCTGGACGGCGAGCGGGTGGGCGTGATGGGTGGCTCGTACGGCGGCTACCTCACCGCGTGGCTGACCACGCGCACCGACCGGTTCGCGGCGGCGATCGTCGAGCGTGGCTTCCTGGACCCGATCAGCTTCGTGGGGTCCAGCGACATCGGCTGGTTCTTCGGCCTCGAGTACCTCGGGGACGCGAACGACGAGCACGGTGCCGTGGCCCTTGCCGCCCAGTCGCCGATGGCGCACGTGGGCGACGTCCGCACACCGACCCTGGTCATCCACTCCGAGCAGGACTGGCGGTGCCCGGTCGAGCAGGGGCAGCGCTGGTTCGTCGAGCTCAAGCGTCGGGGCGTGGAGACGGAGCTCCTCCTGTTCCCGGGCGAGGGGCACGAGCTCACCCGCTCGGGGCGTCCGCGACACCGCAAGGTCCGGTTCGACCACGTGCTGCGGTGGTGGTCGACGCACCTGCCGATCGAGGGCTGAGCCTCAGCGGTCGCTCGAGCGCGAGCCCCACAGGTTGATGCCGACGTCGACGGCGTGCGGCTCGATGGCAGCCAGCTCCTGCTCCGAGAGCGGGGGCTGACTGACCGCCGCGAGGTTCTCGTCGAGCTGCTCGACGGTCCGCGCCCCGACCAGGACCGACGTGATGCGTGCGTCCCGCAGCACCCAGGCGAGCGCGAGCTGCGGGAGCGTGCGCCCGCCCTGCCGAGCGATCGCGTCGAGGGCGCGCACGTGGCCGAGCGCCTCGTCGGTGAGCCACTCGGGCCGCAGGGGTCCGCCCCGCCCCGCCCGCGAGTCGGCGGGCACGCCGTGCAGGTAGCGCGTGCTGAGCATGCCCTGGGCCAGCGGGGAGAAGGCCACGACCGCCAGCCCCGCATCGTGAGCGACATCGAGCAGCGACCGGCCGTCGGTTCCCGGCTGCTCCACCCAGCGGTTGAGCAGCGAGTAGGCCGGCTGGTGCACCGTCAGGGGCAGCCCCAGCTCGCGGGCGACGTGCAGCGCCTCGACGGTACGGTCTGCCGAGTAGGACGAGATGCCCGCGTACCGCGCCTTGCCGGACCGGACGGCCCGTTCGAGCGCACCGAGGGTCTCCGCCAGGGGCGTGCTGGGGTCGAACCGGTGGCTGTAGAAGACGTCGACGGCGTCGAGACCGAGCCGGCGCAGCGACTCGTCGAGCGACGCGCGCAGGTACTTCGCCGAACCGTGCTCGCCGTACGGGCCGGGCCATGCGCGGTAGCCGGCCTTCGTGGTGATGAGCAGCTCGTCGCGGCGTCCCCGCAGGTCGCGGGCCAGCAGCCGGCCGACGGACTCCTCGGCGGCGAACGGCGGCGGTCCGTAGTTGTTGGCGAGGTCGAGGTGGACGACGCCCCGGTCCACGGCGTGCAGGACGAGCCGACGCTGCTGGTCGAACGCCGTCGCGGCGCCGAAGTTCTGCCACAGGCCCAGGGACACGACCGGCCACGACAGACCACCGGCACGCCGGTGGGGCAGATCGAGGGCTGCGGGCACGCGAGAGACGCTACCCGCGTGAGAAGAGTTGGCGTCGCGGGCCCGAGTCGGTCAGGCTGAGCGGGTCGCGGGCGCAGACGTCCGTCGACACACAGCATCGAAGGAGACCCCCATGGCCCAGGACGACGACAAGGCGACCACGGAGGCGGCGGTGAGCGAGGACACGAAGGCGAAGTTCCGCGAGGCGCTCGAGCGGAAGAAGACCAACCAGCACCGCACGTCCGACGGCTCGACCAACACCGGGCAGGTGCACGGTTCGGAGACCGCCGGTCCGTCCCAGCGACGGTTCCAGCGCAAGTCCGGCTCCGCCTGAGCCGAACGGCTCCGCCTGAGCCGAACGACCGAGGGGCCCGACCACGTGTGGTCGGGCCCCTCCGTCGTTGGTCGGGTCAGGACAGCAGACGCAGCCGGACCGACTCCGGGCGGGCGGACAGCGCGTCGATGACCGCGGAGT
This window harbors:
- a CDS encoding aldo/keto reductase — encoded protein: MPAALDLPHRRAGGLSWPVVSLGLWQNFGAATAFDQQRRLVLHAVDRGVVHLDLANNYGPPPFAAEESVGRLLARDLRGRRDELLITTKAGYRAWPGPYGEHGSAKYLRASLDESLRRLGLDAVDVFYSHRFDPSTPLAETLGALERAVRSGKARYAGISSYSADRTVEALHVARELGLPLTVHQPAYSLLNRWVEQPGTDGRSLLDVAHDAGLAVVAFSPLAQGMLSTRYLHGVPADSRAGRGGPLRPEWLTDEALGHVRALDAIARQGGRTLPQLALAWVLRDARITSVLVGARTVEQLDENLAAVSQPPLSEQELAAIEPHAVDVGINLWGSRSSDR
- a CDS encoding DUF5302 domain-containing protein, whose product is MAQDDDKATTEAAVSEDTKAKFREALERKKTNQHRTSDGSTNTGQVHGSETAGPSQRRFQRKSGSA